The window AGAGGATATAAGAATGGACCTGCTCGAGCTTCATGCAGAAAAAATCCAGCAGTAAAAATAGAAATTTATCCCATCCATTCAAATAATAAAATTCAAATATTTTAAATTGGATAATATTATGTACGTTGGTTTATGATATCCAGTGCATCAGTTGTAATACCTGCTCTTAACGAAAAAGATAACCTGAACAGACTTATTCCAGCACTTAAGCATGGTAATGTTAGTTCAATATATGTCATAGATGATAGTTCCTCTGACGGTACAGAGGAATTGAAGAAGAAATACCCCGATGTGCATTTTCTGATCCGTAGCGGGCGGCTCGGGCTTATAAGTGCAGAAATAGATGGAATGAGGCTGACCGATACAGACTATGTTGTTGTCATGGATGCAGATCTTTCACACAGGCCTGAGGATGTACCGGGAATGATTGAACAGGCAATTAAGACATCATCCGACCTTGTAATTGGGTCAAGATATATGGAAAGCGGGATTACCAACGATGAATTCATCAGGCAGGTAATCAGCAAAATCGCCAATATGCTTTTCAGGATATCATTTGATGTGGATCTGCATGATTGCACCTCAGGCTTCAGGGTATATAGCAGAAGGGCATGCAATTATCTCGGGAAACAGATAGATATTGAAAATGGCTATGTTGGGCAGGTAGATATAGTGAGCAGGTTGCGGCATGAAGGCTTCAAAATTACCGAATACCCGGTTGTTTTTGTGAAAAGAACAGAGGGAAAATCAAAATTGAAGATGCGTGAAATAGTGAATTTCTTCCTTTTCGTTGTATATAATAAAAAGATGTTCAGATTCCTTATGAGCCTTGCCGGCCTGGTAATTGTCATGGTAATTATTTCATACCTGATTATCCGTTTTATCTAATCCCAGACTTGCCGCTATGATAATAGGGTCCCAGACAGGCCCGTATTCTGGCTCATAACCAAGATCACTGTATAAAAGGTCATAAAGTGTCATATGCCCGGAAATTGCGTTTGCAAGAACATTTAATCTCCATGCTGAGTTTTCCATTCCTATTATCTGGGCTCCCACAAGCTTCCCTGATTTCTTTTCATACACAATCTTTACATATACATCTGAACCATGAAGGTAATTAGATTTATCCTTTGCCTTTATGAGCACGCTGTCACTCTCAATTCCTGACATGCCGGCTGCGTTGCTATTGATGCCGGTATATCCCACCTGGTATCCAAAGACATTTATAATGGTTGTACCGAGAGCCCCGGGAAATATTCTCCTGTTTCCGAACAAATTTATTCCTATTGTTCTTCCCATTTTGTTGGCTACCTGTGCGAGCGGATAGTATCCGTAACTGCCTGTAACTGGGTCCCGGGTTGCCACATTGTCCCCACCTGCATATATATCGTCATCAGATGTCTGTAAATACTCGTTTACCTTTATCAGTCCATTACCTGTCAATTCTATTCCGGCCTTTTCTGCCAGTTCTACTGAGGGCTTAATTCCTGTGGCAAAGATAATATAATCTGTGGTGAATGAGTCCATGGTAGTTTTAACTATGTATTTGCCTGCTGATTCTGATATGGATTCCGGTACAGAATTGTATTCAATATTGCTATTGTTTCCTATTGCAATTTTATTTAAAATCTCTCCCATGTCAGGGTCAAGATATGGAAGCAGGTATTCATGCTTCGATATCAATTTAACCCTGTACTTCCTTGAAAGCAGTGAGAATAATTCAGTGCCAAGAACACCTGCCCCAATAACTGTAATGTTCTCTACACCTGGCAGCTTATCCTTTATGGCAATAGCGCTTTCCATATTCCTCAGTGATATACCCATTCCCCTGAATTCTTCAGGTATTCTCGGTGATGCGCCAGTTGCAAGCACGAGCTTATCATAATTATATATTTTGCCACCAGCCTCAACATATTTTTTGGCTGTATCTATTGCAGTTACAGATATTCCCGTAAGTACATTTATATCCCTGTGCTCCGTGAATTCCGTTACCGGATAATGAAGCAGATCCTTAAAATTATCAAAGTAACCTGATAGGTAATATGGCATGCCACATTCTGCATATGAAACATAGCCTGTTTTTTCAAGCACTGTTATTTTTGCATTCTTATCCATACGCCTGGCCTTTGAGGCTGCTGACATACCGGCTGCGCCGCCTCCTATTACTACTATATTCATAAAAGTAAATCATGAATGTTTATTTAACTCTTGAGCGTGAAGACTCCTTTCTGGGAAGGAGATAATAGGGTGAAGTTTCCAGTATATTAAGGCGTTGTATCATGATTTAGAATTACCAATAGATCAATGCAGTGAGCACAGCAACATTCAGGGAATTAAAGGAGGATTTCCCTGAACTTAAAAATGGATTAAATTCAATTTAATTATAAATTAAAAAATAATACCATATAATTATATTTTAGGGCTTATTCATCGTCTTCGTCTTCTTCTTCATCATCATCGTCGTCTTCATCGTAATGCATTATGAAACTGACCATTGATGCACCTCCTCAGGGCATAATCAATATACATATTAATAAATGTTGTGGTTTCATACTGATATATTACAATGAGGTTCTATTTATAGTACCGGTGAAATCTTTATATGCTGAAGTTATGAAGTACCATGTATACAATAAAAGAGGAAGAACTGGCAATTGATGCCTTAAAAAACAATCCGCCTGGAGACCCATATGTTAGAAAGATAATAACTTTGGAAAATAATGTTAATAACCGTACACCGGTTTTTATAGGACTCCCAGGATTCTTCGGTTCAGGGAACAGTTTCCTCAATAAAAATTATACCAATCTGGATTTTATGGATGTATTGACCAGATTGCAAAATGATTTTAGCTTTATAATAGTTCTTCCTGATACCATGACTAAGTTCGGTGGAAACCAGTTTGTTGATTCCAGTGCAGTTGGGGACTATGAAACATACATTACCAGGGATCTTACGAAACATATAAAATCAAAATATGGTAGTAGGGACATATTCCTCTTTGGGAAATCATCTGGAGGCTTCGGATCTATATCTCTGGTGCTTGATCGCCCAGACCTCTACGCAGGTTTCATAGACATATCTGGTGATTCATATTTTTCTTATTGTTATATGCCAGATTTTTCTACTGCCTATATGGAAATAAGGGAATCGGGCATTGACGGATTTATTGATTCATACAGAAAAAGCTACACCCACACGCAGAACCAGATAACAGCTTACAATGTTATTGCAATGGCAGCATTTTACTCTCCTGAGAACACAACCATAAGACTTCCCTTTTCCATTGAAACCGGTGAACTTAATCATGAAATCTGGGAAAGATGGCTTAAATTCGATCCTGTAAACAGGCTTGTAAACGAAATAGACAGGTTAAAGGGAAAAAAGATTATACTGCAAACAGGCAATCATGATGAATTTAGAATAAATATCGGCATGAATATTATACACAATAAATTAGAAAAAAGCAATATGGAACATGTATACAAAGAATATCCTGCAGGCCATTTTAACACCAATTACTTCTATCTTGACTCTTTCCCAGAAATTCTCAAAAATTATAAATGAACTATATTATATGTAAAAAGGCTATGCCATAATTATTAAACGTTTTTAAAAATAAGTTTTGGATTTATCCCTTCCATATACCTATTCCAAGTCCTATAAGGAAAAGTACTGTTACAATAGTTATGGCACCAACATGGCCAAGACTGACAAGGCCGGGTGCCTTGTCTATGTTATTTGAAATAAATTTTACCACATAGGAAGATACCTTGCTAAAGGATATTTTTGGAATAAACGACAGTCCAGCATAACTGGCAAGCACAAATGCTATAATCAGCAATACGGCAGAAACTATGCCTTTTTTAATTGCCAGTCCAAACAGCAATCCATCTATAAACGTGATTAATAATAATATATACCCTGATATCTCCATAAATATAAAAACAAAATTTTATATTTAAATCTTTGTATACATTTTTAATCCGATCTAAAATAGACATTAACAAAAATATATTATTAATGCAATTATTACAGTCTAAATGAATAAATGGCTAAAAATCACAAGACCAGTAAATGGTTTTATGGGATTTTTCTCAATATACATAGTAGGCTTCATAGCTGTGAACATACATATAGCCAGATTCTTACTTCCAATTTCCCTGGGTGCCATAAGTGTATTTCTGGTCACTGCTGGCGGGAATATTATAAATGATATAAGTGACCTTGAAACAGACCGTTCCAATCATCCTGACAGGCCCCTTCCGTCCGGTACAATTTCTCGAAAGGCTGCATACTATATGGCAGTTTCATTCTTCATTGCAGGATTTATTGTTTCTTTATTTGTATCATTGTTTATCAGTTCTATTGTGGTACTGGTAGAGGTATTACTGGTTAGCTATGAGTTTAAAACTAAAAAAATGGGTTTGCCTGGGAACATCACAATAAGCCTCCTTATAGGTATGATATTTCTCTATGGCGGATTCATAACAGATACGCTTTCCAAGATGATTTTATTATTCTTTCTGGCATTTTTTTCCAACATGTCCCGTGAAATTATGAAGGATATAGAGGATATAAATGGAGACATTGATAGAAATACTCTCCCGAAGAGAATTGGCATACCCAGGGCCAAGATAGTTTCCGGGTCATTTATTGTCCTTACTATTGTTGTATCATTTCTTCCCTATTATTTTCACATACTCTCTATATACTATCTTTATGCTGTTCTATTAGACGACATGCTCTTTGCCCTCACCCTGATTTACCTGTATAAAAATGTATCAAAGGGGCAGCAGATATCGAAAGTTGCCATGATATGGGGCATGGCATGCTTCCTGCTAGGTGGTTTTTAAATAAAAATTATTACATAAAATATTCCCACTGAACTGCTTAAAAACATTTTAAAGCACCAGTCATAATAAGCGCGGGGAATGGGATTTGAACCCATGCTCTCATTTCGAGAAACAGCTTAGCAGGCTGCCGCCGTACCACTGGGCCATCCCCGCATTTCAAGCAGGATATCTATCCTGCAGATCATTAGCTATTTCTTCCAGTATTTCCTCAAAGTTTTCATTTTCCATGCTGACAACCTCCCCGCTGGGAAGTGTCATACGTACATAGTAAATTTCACCATCCTTGGATATTTCAATATCGGCGAGACTATCTCCCATACACCTATAATTATTAGCCGTATATTATGTTTTTCAATATCCTGGTCCTATTTATATAGTAATTTCATGCTTATTATCAGTCTAAAAGGTGACCACAGTAACAAAAAATTTTAAATTTTATCCAAATTATTAGAGCAGATGGCCCATCTTATCCTTCTTTGTTTCTAAATAAAACTTATCGAATTCTGTGGGCTCTATTATGAGTGGAATCCTCTTTACAATTTTTATTCCGTTGTCCTCCAGGAATTTAATTTTTTCAGGGTTATTGGTCATTAGCTGGACAGATTTTATTTTGAAATATTTGATAACATCGGTTGCAAAAGTGTACGTTCTGTTATCGGCAGGAAGACCCTGTTCTATATTTGCCTCCACAGTATCCAGTCCACTATCTTCCAGGTGATATGCCCTGATTTTATTTAGCAGCCCAATGCCGCGCCCTTCCTGTCTGAGATATATGAGCATGCCATAATCCTGTTTTCCTATATATTTCAATGATGTCAAAAGCTGATCCCTGCAATCACATCTCATTGATCCGAACACATCCCCAGTCAGGCATTCTGAGTGTATTCTTACCGGTACATTTTCCTTGCCTTTTACATCTCCGTGTACCAAAACTGCATGATCCTTATTTTCATCATTTTTGAAAACGTATATTTCAAATTCACCGAATCTGGTGGGTAATTTAGCCTTAGAATAAAATTCTAACATGTTTGTCAAAAGAAATTGCTAAATTCTATAAAAAGATATTTGAAAATTTTTTTTATGGTAGTTAAATCAAACTACGCTGAAAGTTATTTCATTATTTATATATAATAAACGGTCCATCCATGTGTGTAATTAATAATGCTGAATATAATCCTCTATCCTCATAGCGCTTCTTCTGTTATTATATACCTGCGGCCAACCTTAAATATATACACGTTTTTATTTCCAGAAAGATTCTTTTCCAGCCTATTCTTATACAGATATGTTTCATCAGGATCCATACTTAACCTAAAAAATACTTTACCTGCATCTATTCTTTCCAGTATTCTTTCAATTTCAAGATTTTCTGAATAATCAATTATGGAATACTGCCTTCCCGGAAAAGAACTGTTATAAGAATTTCCGGCAAAAATATACCTGCGGCTGTCAGAATACAAAAGTGGCCAGTCAGGGTCTACTATATTATTCAGCAGCCTGGCGTATATTACAGATATATCTGGCAGGATAAGATAATCCATACCTGTATATTCAGGTTCTGGCTTTTTATTTAATTCTGCCGGAATACCGGATATCTTAATATTTTGCGGAAGAATAACTGCAGTAGATTCTGCTGTTGATAATGATGTTGAATAAAGTGTTAGTCTGTTCAGGTTTCCGTTTATTGATATATACTCCTTTTCGCCCTTTAATGGTATGTTTTCCCATTTAATATGTGGTGGGAGGTCTATTGCATATCCCGTAATTCCATGGGCGTTATCTATGATATCCATGGGATTTGGAGAGAGCTGTGAAAAATATTTTTCACGTGAATTCTGCGGCCTTAACGGGTCGCTGAATATTATTTTACCGGTGAAATCACCTTTATACCTAAAAAAATCCTCATTTATAAAATCCGCACTGGAATCATAGGGAATCCTGTTAAGCATGGACATGAAATACCTGCTTCTGTCCATTTCTATGCCGGTAATTTTAGAATTAGATGAGAACATTATATCCTGCATTCCTGCCCCGCTTCCCGCATCTATTATGCTGTTCCCCTTCAATCTCTCTGACCTGTATTTCCCCACAATTTCCGGCGTGGAATACATAGAGGAATAATGGTCAAGGAACAGCTGTTCAGAATGTGAAAATTTCCTGGAGACCCTTATTCTGGATCTGGCAAATTCCAATAAAAGTTTGAAATCAGGATTTCTGGATTTATTAATTGTTTCTGGCCCATAGCCATCCCTGATCATTTGAACAATGTTATCAATCTCGCCGTTAACGTATTCATAGAATTTCCTGGACTGGTAAACTCTCTCCAGAAACTTTTCCAGGTTCATTTTTTTTCAAACTGGTTTATTGCATCAATTAAACTATTCATTTCCATTAGTGCCTGTGAGCCATACATCAGTACTGTTACATAGCCCACTTCCATTAACTCCTTTCTGGTGGCTCCTGCCTTTAATGCCTCATTCACATGATATGAAATGCACCATTCGCATCTTGCAGCTATTCCCAGTGCAAGTGCCAGGAATTCCTTTGTTTTTGTATCCAGGGACCCATTTTTCATTGTTGCCCCCATAAAATTCATAAAGGAGCTGGTGAAATCTTTGTTATCCTTATCTGCTTCCATTATAACCCTGTTAACTTCCTGTAATTTTTTGTTTGCGTCCATATATATCCTTTATTAATCATATCTCCGTATATTAAGATGTTTATGGGATACTGGAACTATTTCATTGCATCTGAGGGGCTCTAAACTTTCTAATTTGATAGAATGGGCTATCGATACAGTACTCCCACAGAAATAAGAAGAGAAACAATAATCTCATATAATGCAATAACCTGCATGTATTGAATATGTTGCTTGATGGGAAAAACGTTGCAAATGAGAAAATGTCCAGGATCAGAACCGAAATTGATGCTATAAAGGATAAGTATAAGATTAATCCAGCATTGCGCCTACTTCAGGTGGGCAATGACCCTGCAAGTACTATTTATGCCAATTCAAAGATTAAAAGGGGAAAAAGGCTGGGCATTGAGGTAGAACTTGAAAGATTTGATACAATAAACCAGTCTGATTTTGTAGATCATATAAAATCTATTAATGCCAGGGATGATATAAATGGTATTATGATTGAATCGCCATTACCTGACGGAATGAATTTTTATGACGCCGTGAACAATATAAGTTTTTACAAGGACTCTGATGGAATGACAGCTTATAATCAGGGAAACCTTGCAATGAAAAATGAAATGATAGCACCTGCCACCGCCAGGGCGGTGGTTGATATACTTGAATATTATAATATAGAGGAAAAACGTGCATGCATAATCAACAGGTCCCCTGTTGTGGGGCGCCCCCTTTCAATGCTTCTTCTTAATAGGGATTATACAGTTACTGTATGCCACAGTAAAACACCTGATCTTAGGGCAGTTTGCATGGAGAACAATGTTGTTATAGTAGCCGTGGGGATTCCTGAATTTCTGGATAAAACTTACGTAACAGAGGAATCCACTGTTGTAGATGTGGGTATTAACTATTCCGGTGAAAAGATATCAGGCGATGCTGATTTCCCTGCCCTGGAGGGTATTGTGAAGAATATTACACCTGTCCCAGGCGGGGTTGGGATTGTTACAGCAACAGACATATTCGAAAATTTTCTTAACGGACTTAAATTTCAGCTTAAAAATATTAAATAAATCAGTTAAACAAATATTTATAAACCAGTCAACACTGTTTTTTTATGTTCAATATCCAGCAGGCTGTTGATGAATTTATATATTCAAAATTTATAAATGATGTCAATGAAATATACGTTTTAAAGGGTTTTTACGACATTAACATTAATGATTCAATTTATTACCGGATAAATATGATGGTGATTCAGAATGAAAGGCTTATAATTTTCAGGTTAAGCACCAGAATTTGCTCAATAAATATTGGGGATATAAATCGCCTAAGAATTTTCCTGGATTACAGAAAGCTAAATTTCAAAATAAGTGCCAGGCAGTAAGTTATCTGGGTTTTTGCCCGTTTCTGTACAACGGATATTTCCTCTGCCCTGAATTATGGGTCCTGTACTGTTTCAACGTATTTACGGGCATCTTGCCTGCATGTATCTCAGACAGTAGCTTTCCAGCGGAAGCGGCGGCTACCCTAACACTTTCGGCAACCGGATAAAGATCCCATTCATTTTCCCCATGTGCCAGAAGATTCCTGATATTCAGGGAGAGCCTGAACATGAGCCCCTCCGGTCTGGCCAGAAATTTTGTTGCCCAGCGTAGCAGTGAGTTTTCAGAACCAAGAAATGGTTCACCGTTTACAAAAATATCATTTCTCCCAAGGCCATTCAGCCTAATATACAGTTTAAGCCTCCTGTAATCATAATTTTCTAGCACTATGTCTTCACCTCCATATCTGGATATGACAATCCTGCTTCCCAGCCATTTTGAATATGCACATCGCATTGCCATTTCAAGCAGAAGGTAGAGATCAAGTGTGGCAAGCTCGTTGAACCTTCCAAGGGCAATGAGTTCCAGTGTATCCTTCCTGAGTTTTTCCAGCTTCGGTGGAAGAATGCCGGTAAAATTAGCCTCCTTAACAATTAATGCAGGCAGGTTAGCAAGAAAGAATCCCAGTGCGTTTTCCCGGGAGCATTTTAATCCGGTCTCCAAACTCTTATTGTTATATGTTATAAAGCCCCCATTGCAGCTGATTTTTTGAAGCGATGCATTAATCATTGCCCTGTCATAACTTTCAGGATACTGGAAAAAATCGAAAACCTGATCCATGATATATTCTTCATACATAGCAGTTCTATACTTTTATTATATTTTATCCTAACGGGAAAAGCATAATCAGAATTTATATTATATGTATCCCAGTATCTTTGAATATTCAGTAAATATTCAAATAAACTTTAAATATTTATTCAGAAAAGTAAATTATCCTGGAGCCTTCAAAATCGAAATCGAAATCAATGTTTCTTAGACCCAGTTCATCAAGTTTTTTCCTGTTCCAGCTATCCACAATGAATACAAGGAATCCTCCTCCTCCAGCACCTATGAGATTGCCCCCGTAAGCCCCAAGCTTCAGTGCCCTGGCGTAATACTCATCAATGGCAGGCGTGGATATTTTCTCATATAGCAATTTCTTTGAATGCCAGTTATGATCAAGAATTGTACCTAATTTTTTAATATCCATGTCATATAAATAATGGTAAAAATCCTGTGAATACCCCTTCATTTTTTCATATTCATCCAGGTGTGAAGTTATCTCCTTCCTTATATTATGATGGATCTCCCCGGAATTATGGTCTATTCCAGTATAAAGCAGGGCCATATTGTCCTTCAATTTTTCCAGTTTATCATGATCAAGGGTAACCGGATTGACATAAACTGAATCATTCTCATTGAATTTAAGCATATTGATTCCTCCGAATGATGCCATGTACTGGTCCTGCATTCCTCCAGGTTCCCGGAGTATATTCCTTTCAATTTCAATAGCTTCCTCTGCAAGCCTTTCCCTGCTGGCAAATTCAGACTTATATGCATGCAAGGCGTTCAGAAGGCCAACAAGAAATGTGGAGCTAGAACCAAGACCTGTGCCAGTGGATGGTATATCTGAGACGCTGAGTATTTCGATCCCGCCATCTATGTCAAGAAGCTTCATGGCCTCCCTAACACTGGGGTGCCTGATCTCTTCAACAGTATCCACTATCTCAGTCTTTGAATACGATACCCTGATTTTGTGATCGAACTTTTTATTTACAATAATATATATGTATTTATTTATGGCAGCCGAAACCAGCAGCCCACCGTATTTACGATAATATTCTGGTATGTCAGTGCTTCCTCCCACAAGGCCTATTCTCAGTGGAGTTTTAGTTATAATCATTATGAGGGTAATTTAAATATTTATAAAAAATTATCCTTAATCAATAATTCTCATCAATCAATGCACATATCATATGTATTGCAGTTATGTGCACCTCCTGTATGATGGATGTTGTGTCTGTATCCGCATGAAAAACCTCCCGGCATATTCCTGTGAGTTTTCCTCCAGTTTTGCCGGTAAATCCAAGAGTGTATGCCCCAATTATATTTGCCTCCTTTATAGCTGTGATCACATTTTCTGAATTGCCAGAAGTACTTATTCCCACAACATAATCTGCGCCGGTGCAAAGGGCTTTTACCTGCCTTGAAAATATGTCCCTGTAAGAATAATCATTGCCAATAGCGGTAAGTGCAGATGTGTTTGTTGTAAGTGCAATTGCTGGAAGCGGTATTCTTTCCTTTATGAAATGCCCCGTAAGCTCAGCTACAAAATGCTGTGCATCTGCAGCGGATCCACCATTGCCGAAAACTAGCAGTTTTCCACCATTTTTGAATGTACGGACAATATCATTGGCTATCCTCTTAATTTGAGAATTATCTATATTTTTCCTGGCTTTGATGCCCTCTTCCTTATAAGCTTCAAGATCCATGTTCTGTAAATGGAAAAATATTATTAAATCTATCCTTTAACCTCTATAAATCAATTTAACCATGAAATTAGGAAATGCAACATTGGGATACATAAGAACTTTTATTATCATAGCCAAATGTAACATCATTGTTATTAACATATAACCATATAATTACTGATTCCCTGTGGGGATAAATCGGATATGCTATTAAACATACCAGAACACCTTAATGGAGAGGTTAATTTCAATATTAGAAAAAATTTAATTATATAATGCTATAACCCTAGCAATGTCATATATACTGTTTCCGAAAAATATCGAGTTAAAGGATAACAGAAGTATATATATAGATAGGAATACGGTAAAGGATGAGGAATCATTTTCATTACTTATACCTGAAAGTAAATCAGATATGATTATCCAGTTCCTTAAAACCCATAGGGGCTTTGCAAATGCAACTCCAAGCTTTGACCATGGAGAAGATTATGGAATTTCAAAAATAATAAAGGCACCCTGGGAACTTCATCTTAGGATATACAATGAATCTTATTTTCCAGGTTATTCAAGAATACAGGCCCATATTGAGATCGCGCGTAGGTATTTTCAGCATCTGAATTTTAGCTATGTACAGCCGGTTATTTATGAGCCATACAGGTTTTATAAGTCTGTATTCGATGAATTTATACTTGCCTATAGAACAAGATACATGGTGGAAAATATACGGGAAAATTACTGGTTCAGGCTTATGAATCCCGAACTGCTTATTCCATGGTCTCCAGTGGCCTTACTGAAGACCACTGCAGGCATGGTTTCTGATAAGTTAAAGGAATATTTTTCCAGAGAATGAGCATGGTATACATAGCATTTAAAGGTAACCAAGTATTTATATAAACTGTTGTTATTCCAATTAAATATGGGGGGATTCATTCCATTCTACTGCAGTGGTATTCGGAAGGGTTTCAGTATATTAAATTATAAAAAATCACTTTTTATGAAGGTGTTTCTGTAAAATGAATCTTAAACTTTCGTCACTGCCATATTTTGAGAGATGGTTCATTGTAGGGGCTATTATCGGAATAGTGGCTGGTCTCGGTGCTCTGGCATTCTATTATGCAATAAGGCTTTTTGAAATTATCTTCTTCACACATATTGTGGGCATGCCAATTCCCCGGCCCCTGGGAGAAGGTGGATCTGCCGTATACCATTTTTTTGCACTGCGTTATTATCTTATTCCCGTAGTAGTTGCGGCAGGAGGTCTTCTGAGCGGTATAATAGTTTATACATTTGACCCCTCTGCAGAGGGTCACGGCACTGATGCTGCAATAAGAGCATTTCATAACAACCACGGAAAGATAAAACGGAGAACACCGGTTGTGAAGACAATAGCATCGGCAATTACCATAGGGTCTGGTGGAAGTGCCGGTAGAGAGGGACCAACTGCCCTGATTGCTGCGGGCATAGGATCATTTCTGGCTGATGTTCTGGGGCTCAGCCCCAAGGATCGGAGAATAGCGGTGGCAGTTGGAATAGGTGCGGGTATAGGAACAATATTCAAGGCACCAATAGGCGGTTCAGTTCTTGGGGCAGAAATACTATACAGACGTGACTTTGAGTCGGAGGTGATATTCCCATCCCTTGTGGCATCTTCCATAGGTTATTCCATATTTGCTTCGGTGGTTGGGTTTGAACCAATATTCGGTGATTACGTTGAGGCGTTTAATGTTTTGAGGTTACCATTTTACGCAGTCCTTGGTCTTGTTGCTGGAGTAATGTCTATACTGTACATTAGAACGTTTTATGGGCTAAGGAATGTCTTCAAAAAATGGCATGTGCCAAATCATGTAAAACCCATGATAGGCGGTGCTGTGGTAGGAATTATAGCTCTTCTATTCCCGGAGATACTGGGAACTGGATATGGATGGGTAGAAATACTTGAACTTGGGAAATTCAATGAACTTGTGACATTCGGACTGCCTGTACTTATTATATTGATTATGCTTCCCTTTGTCAAAATTATAGCAACATCATTTACAGTATCTTCTGGGGGCAGCGGTGGAGTTTTTGCCCCTGGTATTTTCATAGGGGCATCACTGGGGGCCCTTTTTGGTGTTCTCTTCCACTTCTTTGTGCCGGGCATCGTTCCTGTGGTAGCACCATTTGTCA of the Ferroplasma sp. genome contains:
- a CDS encoding kinase; the encoded protein is MIITKTPLRIGLVGGSTDIPEYYRKYGGLLVSAAINKYIYIIVNKKFDHKIRVSYSKTEIVDTVEEIRHPSVREAMKLLDIDGGIEILSVSDIPSTGTGLGSSSTFLVGLLNALHAYKSEFASRERLAEEAIEIERNILREPGGMQDQYMASFGGINMLKFNENDSVYVNPVTLDHDKLEKLKDNMALLYTGIDHNSGEIHHNIRKEITSHLDEYEKMKGYSQDFYHYLYDMDIKKLGTILDHNWHSKKLLYEKISTPAIDEYYARALKLGAYGGNLIGAGGGGFLVFIVDSWNRKKLDELGLRNIDFDFDFEGSRIIYFSE
- a CDS encoding SIS domain-containing protein; its protein translation is MDLEAYKEEGIKARKNIDNSQIKRIANDIVRTFKNGGKLLVFGNGGSAADAQHFVAELTGHFIKERIPLPAIALTTNTSALTAIGNDYSYRDIFSRQVKALCTGADYVVGISTSGNSENVITAIKEANIIGAYTLGFTGKTGGKLTGICREVFHADTDTTSIIQEVHITAIHMICALIDENY
- a CDS encoding chloride channel protein; translated protein: MNLKLSSLPYFERWFIVGAIIGIVAGLGALAFYYAIRLFEIIFFTHIVGMPIPRPLGEGGSAVYHFFALRYYLIPVVVAAGGLLSGIIVYTFDPSAEGHGTDAAIRAFHNNHGKIKRRTPVVKTIASAITIGSGGSAGREGPTALIAAGIGSFLADVLGLSPKDRRIAVAVGIGAGIGTIFKAPIGGSVLGAEILYRRDFESEVIFPSLVASSIGYSIFASVVGFEPIFGDYVEAFNVLRLPFYAVLGLVAGVMSILYIRTFYGLRNVFKKWHVPNHVKPMIGGAVVGIIALLFPEILGTGYGWVEILELGKFNELVTFGLPVLIILIMLPFVKIIATSFTVSSGGSGGVFAPGIFIGASLGALFGVLFHFFVPGIVPVVAPFVIIGMLSFFGAAGKVPLAVILMVVEMTGSLQLLPGAMLAVSIAYIVSGTKYSIYESQVEQRRDSPANMGEYHTPLLLEMKVSSLKIRNDIYADLYYTIYRADNIMKENDLLSLPVVYHDKLMGAVYLYDIDNKSYGYVKDYYKPGISYVKLDNSAENAWELMMRNRTKWCAVVENGKFMGIITLESILDRYEENVKTIRAQESEQ